Proteins from a genomic interval of Candidatus Wallbacteria bacterium:
- a CDS encoding cation:dicarboxylase symporter family transporter gives MKWFLRLILLSFLCFQCQADAQTDLSGILERKMLVVSMCRLETPPFYYLDDKGEYKGIDIDLASEIALALGVKLQIDHSAESFDDVVSRVAEHKADLGISNLSITLERAKKVAFTQPYFILQMAVLLDQRKIAEQKPGQTVDTLLNNPDVKIGFLENSSYQEFVKKEFPNASIAGFKNWDSVLSAARSGELTAAFYDELAIENSIREDPSLSLAFKKVAFPKRLDRIAMVVPQDCSKLLEWINLFLLDFNLFLNRDLQFQLDRYSTDAKDKIAGRKSRIQSASGVLIKPASTDSKLSHNRLLAAMLLFIIVLVGYYLQSKGRKITPLQQFGWLLSPWTVFLGLTLGILFGIFLPHRLGKFEMLGDLYLTLLQMCALPIMLTAIMASLGKLFRSDQAGRYVKLLLILMLTVIVTATLSGIFCGVVGKVGSSLSRISRDLLGSELHKTELSEAINGNSITKPSEILLRLIPANIFTALSQGDFLGVLFFSVIFGLSLGLIRNETSNQIINFLDTLFNAFLQIINWSMYLLPPMLFCLMAKQISNIGPGILMAMTRFIVIYHVISLIFIFVSAIALAGSCRISIVKVFLALKESLVVAFGTFNSYAAMPLSIEGMDRNLGIDLQTSKLVMPLGITISRPSTFILFSLGTVFVAQLYGVSLWNNNAWAFVILGVVLSGLAGTGASSVSEIPMLSLVLAPLGLPSSVAIVFLMAVQPIIEPVATVLDVLASCSITGVISARLKAKSSP, from the coding sequence ATGAAATGGTTTTTGAGACTGATTTTGCTGTCTTTTCTCTGCTTTCAGTGCCAGGCTGACGCTCAAACCGATCTCTCAGGGATCCTGGAGCGGAAAATGCTGGTGGTTTCAATGTGCAGGCTGGAAACTCCGCCTTTTTACTATCTCGACGACAAAGGTGAATATAAAGGAATAGACATTGACCTTGCCAGTGAAATCGCCCTGGCACTTGGAGTGAAACTGCAGATCGATCATTCTGCAGAGAGTTTTGACGACGTTGTCAGCCGGGTGGCAGAGCACAAAGCTGATCTTGGAATTTCAAATCTCAGCATCACCCTGGAACGGGCGAAGAAGGTCGCTTTCACCCAGCCTTATTTTATATTGCAGATGGCGGTTTTACTGGATCAGCGGAAGATCGCAGAGCAGAAACCAGGTCAGACAGTGGACACATTGCTGAACAACCCGGATGTTAAAATCGGGTTCCTTGAAAATTCTTCTTACCAGGAATTTGTAAAAAAAGAATTCCCCAATGCTTCAATCGCCGGCTTTAAAAATTGGGACTCGGTATTGAGCGCCGCCAGAAGCGGGGAACTGACCGCCGCATTTTACGATGAACTGGCAATTGAAAATTCCATCAGGGAAGATCCGTCGCTTTCCCTGGCATTCAAAAAAGTGGCTTTCCCGAAACGGCTCGACAGAATTGCCATGGTTGTACCACAGGATTGCAGCAAACTGCTGGAATGGATCAATCTCTTCCTGCTGGATTTCAATCTGTTTCTCAACCGGGATCTGCAATTTCAGCTGGATCGTTATTCTACTGATGCAAAGGACAAGATAGCAGGGAGAAAAAGCCGGATCCAGTCGGCTTCAGGGGTTCTGATCAAACCGGCTTCAACGGATTCAAAACTGAGTCACAACAGACTGCTGGCAGCCATGCTGCTTTTCATTATCGTTTTAGTGGGTTATTACCTTCAGAGTAAGGGCAGGAAAATCACTCCCTTGCAGCAATTTGGTTGGTTGCTCAGCCCATGGACTGTCTTTCTGGGCTTGACTCTTGGAATACTTTTCGGTATTTTCCTGCCCCATCGCCTGGGAAAATTCGAAATGCTGGGAGACCTGTATCTTACACTGCTGCAGATGTGCGCGCTGCCCATCATGTTGACTGCGATCATGGCCAGCCTGGGCAAGCTTTTCCGTTCAGACCAGGCCGGCAGATACGTCAAGCTGTTGCTGATCCTGATGCTTACAGTGATCGTGACTGCCACTCTCTCAGGAATTTTCTGCGGGGTAGTCGGAAAAGTGGGGTCCTCACTCAGCCGCATTTCCAGAGACCTTCTGGGAAGCGAACTGCACAAGACTGAACTGTCTGAAGCAATCAACGGGAATTCGATCACCAAACCTTCCGAAATTCTGCTGCGCCTGATACCTGCCAATATTTTTACGGCCTTAAGCCAGGGAGATTTTCTGGGAGTGCTCTTTTTCTCAGTCATCTTCGGGCTGTCCCTTGGCCTGATCCGCAACGAGACCAGCAATCAGATCATCAATTTTCTGGATACTCTTTTCAACGCATTTCTCCAGATCATCAACTGGTCCATGTATCTTCTGCCGCCAATGCTGTTCTGCCTGATGGCAAAGCAGATCTCCAACATCGGTCCCGGAATCCTGATGGCAATGACCAGATTTATCGTGATTTATCACGTAATCAGCCTGATTTTTATCTTTGTTTCAGCGATCGCACTTGCCGGATCATGCAGAATATCGATAGTAAAGGTTTTTCTCGCCCTGAAAGAATCCCTGGTGGTGGCTTTTGGCACATTCAACAGTTATGCAGCCATGCCTTTATCCATTGAAGGAATGGACCGGAACCTCGGGATCGATCTGCAGACTTCGAAGCTCGTGATGCCTCTTGGAATTACGATTTCCCGCCCCTCGACCTTCATCCTCTTTTCCCTGGGAACTGTCTTTGTGGCCCAGCTTTACGGCGTCTCGCTCTGGAACAACAATGCCTGGGCTTTCGTAATCCTGGGAGTGGTGCTTTCCGGTCTCGCAGGCACAGGCGCGTCCAGTGTCAGCGAGATACCGATGTTGAGCCTGGTGCTGGCGCCTCTCGGCCTGCCTTCATCGGTAGCCATCGTTTTTCTGATGGCAGTGCAGCCGATCATCGAGCCGGTCGCAACAGTGCTTGATGTGCTGGCGAGCTGCAGCATCACCGGCGTCATCTCCGCCAGGTTGAAAGCGAAGAGTTCACCCTGA
- a CDS encoding cation:dicarboxylase symporter family transporter, with translation MFRNFLLVFIFYAFLLAAADFVNPDIQGIIDRGKIVIALYKIDVPPFFYTDRSGNLQGIDIEIARNIADKLGVKLELNRESPSFDSVVDKVISGEADLAVSELSITLERAKKVYYTQPYFSLHMALLINHLKMAELKPGQTLQDLLNTPQTRIGILGNSSYEEFSREQFPNAKIISFQEWEGAVAAAGKGEIDVAFYDETVIERSIRENPALSLRFGSLILKDKLDLIAIAVSLRTPLLLEWVRHFLEMNPVKQDLRSHFDDYIQVMKITETGVVSQAVDQNEPRESDRSYLIILILLACIASALACYKHSRCGYAFCLRWLLSPWTVLSAMILGAFFGYYFKESTGKIAFIGGLYLTLLKMCALPIMITAIMSSLGQLFKSSDAITQLRKLLLLMLMFLFLASFCGLFGGAAGKPGTMLSEKDRIILGHKLHKGELEKGNQPDQNGEKYGFVKRLLPENIFAALSNGDVLSVLVFSILFGVSLAFVNEKASDHIFKAMETVFHAFLKIIEWSMYVLPPALFCLMAEQVSNTGLSIMLAMGRFVAIYYLICIIFILGMGWILSRTLKAPFYQPFITLKESLLVAFGTFSSYAAMPFAINSLISKFNLQSKTTNLVMPLGITICRPGTIINLALSTVFISQLFGVPIFEHYRWLLIFFGAVLAGLSAAGAPSAIEISALAVIFTPLGLPLSVALILLLAVDPITDPIRTVLNVITNCSITSLVAEQVEVKT, from the coding sequence ATGTTCAGAAACTTTCTGCTGGTTTTTATTTTTTACGCTTTTCTTTTAGCAGCAGCGGATTTCGTCAATCCCGACATTCAAGGGATCATAGACCGCGGTAAAATCGTGATCGCACTTTATAAAATAGATGTGCCGCCTTTTTTTTATACTGACAGGTCCGGGAATCTTCAGGGAATCGACATTGAAATAGCCAGGAATATTGCCGACAAACTGGGTGTGAAACTGGAATTGAATCGCGAGTCACCCTCTTTCGATTCAGTGGTGGATAAAGTGATTTCCGGTGAGGCTGATCTCGCTGTCTCCGAATTGTCGATCACTCTGGAACGGGCAAAAAAAGTTTATTACACACAGCCGTATTTCTCTCTGCATATGGCGCTGCTGATCAATCATCTGAAAATGGCTGAATTGAAGCCCGGCCAGACCCTGCAGGATTTGTTGAACACACCGCAGACCAGGATCGGGATTTTAGGAAACTCTTCATACGAAGAATTTTCCAGGGAACAATTCCCCAATGCGAAAATCATCAGCTTTCAGGAATGGGAAGGCGCAGTTGCAGCGGCAGGCAAAGGGGAGATTGATGTGGCTTTTTATGATGAGACAGTGATAGAGCGCAGCATCCGCGAAAATCCAGCACTATCCCTCAGGTTCGGTTCTCTGATCCTGAAAGATAAACTGGATCTGATCGCAATCGCCGTTTCTCTGCGGACACCGCTGCTCTTGGAATGGGTCAGGCATTTTCTGGAAATGAATCCAGTCAAGCAGGACCTGAGGTCGCATTTCGACGATTATATTCAGGTGATGAAAATAACTGAAACCGGTGTGGTGAGCCAGGCTGTCGACCAGAATGAGCCAAGGGAAAGCGACAGGTCATACCTGATCATTCTGATCCTGCTGGCCTGTATTGCCTCGGCGCTAGCCTGCTACAAACACAGCCGCTGCGGATATGCCTTCTGTCTTAGATGGCTGTTGAGCCCCTGGACTGTTCTCTCAGCCATGATACTCGGGGCTTTCTTTGGATATTATTTCAAAGAGAGCACAGGAAAAATAGCATTTATCGGCGGGCTGTACCTGACGCTTTTGAAGATGTGCGCCCTGCCGATCATGATCACTGCGATCATGTCCAGCCTGGGGCAGTTGTTCAAGTCAAGCGATGCCATCACACAGCTGCGTAAATTACTGCTTCTGATGCTGATGTTCCTGTTCCTTGCCAGCTTCTGCGGCCTGTTCGGAGGAGCAGCCGGGAAACCAGGGACCATGCTCAGTGAAAAGGATCGGATAATTCTCGGGCATAAGCTGCATAAAGGGGAGCTGGAGAAGGGAAACCAGCCTGATCAAAATGGAGAAAAATACGGTTTTGTCAAACGCCTGCTGCCGGAAAATATCTTTGCCGCACTAAGCAATGGAGACGTTTTGAGCGTGCTGGTATTTTCGATCCTGTTTGGAGTGTCACTCGCCTTTGTGAATGAAAAAGCCAGCGACCATATATTCAAGGCTATGGAAACAGTCTTTCATGCGTTTTTAAAGATTATCGAATGGTCGATGTATGTATTGCCTCCTGCCCTGTTCTGCCTGATGGCGGAACAGGTCTCAAACACCGGGCTGAGCATCATGCTTGCCATGGGCCGTTTTGTCGCGATTTATTACCTGATCTGCATCATTTTCATCCTGGGGATGGGATGGATATTGTCCAGAACTCTGAAAGCGCCTTTTTATCAGCCTTTCATCACTCTCAAAGAATCGCTGCTGGTGGCCTTCGGCACTTTCAGCAGTTATGCGGCGATGCCTTTTGCCATCAACAGCCTGATTTCCAAATTCAATTTGCAGAGCAAGACCACCAATCTGGTGATGCCATTGGGAATCACCATCTGCAGGCCGGGCACGATCATCAATCTTGCTCTGAGCACTGTCTTTATCTCACAGCTGTTCGGAGTCCCGATTTTTGAACATTATCGCTGGCTGCTGATTTTTTTCGGTGCAGTTCTGGCAGGTCTTTCCGCAGCAGGAGCTCCAAGTGCCATTGAAATTTCCGCCCTGGCCGTTATTTTCACGCCTCTCGGCCTCCCGCTGTCTGTTGCCCTGATCCTGCTGCTGGCCGTTGACCCGATCACTGACCCGATCCGCACTGTGCTGAATGTGATTACCAATTGCAGCATTACAAGCCTGGTAGCGGAACAGGTGGAGGTGAAAACCTGA
- a CDS encoding ATP-binding protein yields the protein MIQRTLKNHLLKMAEKFPVITITGPRQSGKTTLVKSAFPDYAYSSMENLDERAMALEDPRGFLEPHSRTGIIIDEAQKAPELFSYLQEIVDSSGTMGRFVLTGSQNFLLMAGITQSLAGRVSIQHLLPFNLEELGRMVELEKTSLDNLLFSGMSPALHDRKIAPPDYYPDYLETYVERDVRSLKNIGDLATFTKFLKLCAGRTGQLLNLASIGNETGINAKTARSWLSILEASFIVYLLKPWYKNLNKRIVKSPKLYFYDTGLACSLLGLSSEGQLGHFYLRGNLFENFIISEFLKSAVHNGKKLDAYFWQDSTGNEIDLVVEKGPEIHAIEIKSGATVNRDFFRNLEKFKKYSGLSRENSNLVYGGDKNLSHPCAAVISWRKLTKSSLFKSVTEKS from the coding sequence TTGATACAGCGCACATTGAAAAATCATCTCCTCAAGATGGCAGAAAAATTCCCCGTGATCACCATTACCGGACCAAGACAATCCGGGAAAACAACGCTGGTAAAATCCGCTTTCCCTGATTATGCTTACTCCAGCATGGAAAACCTGGACGAGCGGGCCATGGCACTGGAAGATCCCCGCGGCTTTCTAGAGCCCCATTCCAGAACAGGGATCATTATCGACGAAGCACAGAAAGCTCCAGAACTTTTCTCATATCTACAGGAAATAGTCGACAGCTCAGGAACAATGGGCAGATTCGTGCTCACAGGCTCTCAGAATTTTCTCCTGATGGCTGGCATCACACAATCTCTTGCGGGCCGCGTTTCCATCCAGCACCTCCTGCCGTTCAACCTGGAGGAGCTGGGCAGGATGGTTGAGCTCGAAAAAACAAGCCTGGACAACCTTCTGTTTTCAGGCATGTCCCCGGCCCTGCATGACCGGAAAATAGCACCGCCGGATTACTATCCGGATTATCTGGAAACCTATGTGGAGCGTGACGTGCGGTCCCTGAAAAACATCGGCGATCTCGCCACATTTACAAAATTCCTCAAATTGTGCGCAGGCAGGACGGGTCAGCTCCTAAATCTGGCATCTATCGGCAACGAAACCGGCATCAACGCGAAGACTGCACGGTCATGGCTTTCGATTCTTGAAGCGAGCTTCATTGTGTATCTTCTGAAGCCGTGGTATAAAAACCTCAACAAGAGGATCGTGAAATCACCGAAGCTCTATTTTTACGATACAGGCCTTGCCTGTTCTCTGCTGGGTCTCTCCTCAGAGGGTCAGCTTGGACATTTCTATCTGCGAGGAAACCTGTTCGAGAATTTCATCATTTCCGAATTTCTGAAATCAGCTGTTCACAATGGAAAAAAGCTGGACGCATACTTCTGGCAGGACAGTACTGGAAACGAAATCGATCTGGTAGTGGAAAAAGGGCCTGAGATTCATGCGATTGAGATAAAATCAGGGGCAACAGTGAACAGAGACTTTTTCAGGAACCTGGAAAAATTCAAAAAGTATTCAGGCCTTTCCAGGGAGAACTCAAACCTCGTTTATGGAGGAGATAAGAACCTAAGCCATCCCTGCGCAGCAGTGATTTCCTGGAGAAAATTGACAAAGTCCAGCTTGTTCAAGTCTGTCACTGAGAAATCCTGA
- a CDS encoding histidine phosphatase family protein — MKIIEIIRHTMRDSGQKSISEEGKKLAEAAGRNTVRFDRVITSTVTRAIETAQAMGYEPDLTLELLSKLKPGVEDEVYWDSSFLEYSEAFRKKGAVYEFGIQLAELVREQADSLADGQNLLIVTHGGIVQIMAVACLPDADHSEWGGPCSYCEGIHFEYDDCRFASVLLVRNA, encoded by the coding sequence TTGAAGATCATCGAGATCATCAGGCATACGATGAGGGACTCAGGGCAGAAAAGCATTTCTGAAGAAGGCAAAAAACTGGCCGAAGCAGCAGGCAGGAATACTGTCAGGTTTGACAGGGTCATCACAAGCACAGTTACCAGAGCGATTGAAACTGCTCAGGCCATGGGATATGAGCCTGACCTTACCCTGGAACTGCTGAGCAAGCTCAAACCCGGGGTTGAGGATGAAGTGTACTGGGATTCATCTTTCCTGGAATATTCAGAAGCTTTCCGGAAAAAGGGTGCTGTGTATGAATTCGGGATACAGCTGGCCGAACTTGTCAGGGAGCAGGCAGATTCGCTCGCAGACGGACAGAACCTGCTGATTGTAACTCATGGCGGAATCGTGCAGATCATGGCTGTGGCGTGTTTACCTGATGCAGATCACAGCGAGTGGGGCGGACCCTGCAGTTACTGCGAAGGTATACACTTTGAATATGATGACTGCAGATTCGCTTCAGTCCTGCTGGTAAGAAATGCATAG